Proteins from a single region of Gemmatirosa kalamazoonensis:
- a CDS encoding BrnT family toxin — translation MSHLTDRELAELLAAIAGDEPLSRAELRGLALEVMRLRRTLAECIYTTYIHPMTTRFEWDDAKASANLVKHGIDFADAVLAFADPQFVSVETTKPEHGERRWLGFGRVDGRLLAVAYTIRSDATRIISARKAIRREQRKYGAQ, via the coding sequence ATGTCGCATCTCACCGATCGCGAGCTCGCCGAGCTGCTCGCGGCGATCGCGGGCGACGAGCCGCTGAGCCGCGCCGAGCTGCGTGGCCTCGCGCTCGAGGTGATGCGGCTGCGTCGCACCCTTGCGGAGTGTATATACACGACGTATATTCACCCCATGACGACGCGCTTCGAGTGGGACGACGCCAAGGCCTCGGCCAACCTCGTGAAGCACGGGATCGATTTCGCCGACGCGGTGCTTGCGTTCGCCGATCCGCAGTTCGTGAGCGTGGAGACCACAAAGCCGGAGCACGGCGAGCGTCGGTGGCTCGGATTCGGTCGCGTGGACGGCCGGCTGCTCGCGGTGGCGTACACGATCCGCAGCGACGCGACCCGGATCATCTCGGCGCGCAAAGCCATTCGCCGCGAGCAGCGCAAGTACGGCGCGCAGTGA
- a CDS encoding BrnA antitoxin family protein encodes MPRNDKTPGRGRGKPRAGRAAQTGGAKAPAPTKTTSMTLEEVRARAALPPNAPGARGRTDWARVDAMTDDDVERQIAEDPDAPPLLDDASWAAAVAERDRKQAISLRVDADVLAWFRAQGAGYQSRMNAVLRTYMHHQQRATGG; translated from the coding sequence ATGCCTCGTAACGATAAGACGCCCGGCCGCGGCCGGGGGAAGCCGCGCGCGGGCCGCGCGGCGCAGACGGGCGGCGCGAAGGCGCCGGCGCCCACGAAGACGACCAGCATGACGCTCGAGGAGGTGCGCGCGCGCGCCGCGCTGCCGCCTAACGCGCCCGGCGCGCGCGGGCGTACGGACTGGGCCCGCGTCGACGCGATGACGGACGACGATGTCGAGCGGCAGATCGCCGAGGATCCGGATGCGCCGCCGCTACTCGACGACGCCTCGTGGGCGGCGGCGGTGGCAGAGCGAGATCGGAAGCAGGCGATCTCGCTCCGCGTCGACGCCGACGTCCTCGCGTGGTTCCGCGCGCAGGGCGCGGGCTACCAGTCGCGCATGAACGCCGTCCTGCGCACGTACATGCACCACCAGCAGCGCGCAACCGGCGGCTGA
- a CDS encoding TIGR02594 family protein, with amino-acid sequence MSPTSMPMPTPIATQLQTQLQTQQPAQTPFPLFRTDPAWLHIAARELGQHEIAGTGPGQDNPRILEYGKTVELTITHDEVPWCSSFVNWVMREAGYQRTKSAAAVSWLRYGRVALTEEQRGAIVVLCRKNAAPDPATGSPTGNHVAFLLKATPEYVECLGGNQSDQVKVSRFSRAAYRVRCVRMPRACDMVAVAQADGHA; translated from the coding sequence ATGTCTCCCACCTCGATGCCGATGCCGACGCCGATCGCGACGCAGCTCCAGACGCAGCTCCAGACGCAGCAGCCGGCGCAGACGCCGTTCCCCCTGTTCCGCACCGACCCCGCGTGGCTGCACATCGCCGCGCGGGAGCTCGGGCAGCACGAGATCGCGGGCACCGGTCCCGGGCAGGACAACCCGCGGATCCTCGAGTACGGGAAGACCGTCGAGCTGACGATCACGCACGACGAGGTCCCCTGGTGCTCGAGCTTCGTGAACTGGGTGATGCGCGAAGCGGGCTACCAGCGCACGAAGAGCGCGGCCGCGGTGAGCTGGCTCCGGTATGGCCGCGTCGCCCTCACCGAGGAGCAGCGCGGCGCGATCGTGGTGCTCTGCAGGAAGAACGCGGCGCCGGATCCGGCGACCGGCAGCCCGACCGGCAATCACGTCGCGTTCCTGCTCAAGGCCACGCCGGAGTACGTCGAGTGCCTCGGCGGGAACCAGTCCGACCAGGTGAAGGTGTCGCGCTTCTCACGCGCCGCGTACCGCGTGCGCTGCGTCCGGATGCCGCGCGCATGTGACATGGTGGCGGTCGCGCAGGCGGACGGCCATGCCTAA
- a CDS encoding DUF1353 domain-containing protein, giving the protein MRLTDPRAFIAPAPLFEEIGTGKLVDLRNDVWVHDGRHGRVWKIAAGVRFDGPSIPHLCQSVISRDDIGDVPALPHDVLYGAGGVVPSDPRIRYSRAEADDLFLDLMIDVGVAPVIAEAAHLAVRDFGAPHWRTL; this is encoded by the coding sequence ATGCGCCTCACGGATCCCCGCGCGTTCATCGCGCCGGCGCCGCTGTTCGAGGAGATCGGCACGGGCAAGCTCGTGGACCTCCGCAACGACGTGTGGGTGCACGACGGCCGGCACGGGCGCGTGTGGAAGATCGCGGCCGGCGTCCGCTTCGATGGGCCGTCCATCCCGCACCTCTGCCAGTCGGTCATCTCGCGCGATGACATCGGTGACGTGCCCGCGCTGCCGCACGACGTGCTGTACGGCGCCGGCGGCGTCGTGCCGAGCGACCCGCGCATCCGGTACAGCCGCGCGGAGGCGGATGACCTCTTCCTCGACCTGATGATCGACGTCGGCGTCGCCCCCGTGATCGCCGAGGCGGCGCATCTCGCGGTGCGCGACTTCGGCGCCCCGCACTGGAGGACCCTCTGA